One region of Glycine max cultivar Williams 82 chromosome 9, Glycine_max_v4.0, whole genome shotgun sequence genomic DNA includes:
- the LOC100803745 gene encoding nuclear export mediator factor NEMF isoform X1 codes for MVKVRLNTADVAAEVKCLRRLIGMRCSNVYDLSPKTYVFKLMNSSGVSESGESEKVLLLMESGVRLHTTLYLRDKSNTPSGFTLKLRKHIRTRRLEDVRQLGYDRIILFQFGLGENANYVILELYAQGNILLTDSTFTVMTLLRSHRDDDKGLAIMSRHRYPVESCRVFERTTIEKLRTSLVSSKEDDNDDAVKADGNGSNASNVAKEKQGTHKGGKSSATLKIVLGEALGYGPALSEHILLDAGLIPSTKVPKDRTWDDATVQALVQAVVRFEDWMQDVISGELVPEGYILMQNKNMGKDSSISQPGSVSQMYDEFCPILLNQFKSRDYTKFETFDAALDEFYSKIESQRSEQQQKAKENSASQKLNRIRQDQENRVHALRKEADHCVKMAELIEYNLEDVDAAILAVRVALAKGMNWDDLARMVKEEKKAGNPVAGLIDKLHLDRNCMTLLLSNNLDEMDDDEKTLPVDKVEVDLALSAHANARRWYEQKKKQESKQGKTVTAHEKAFKAAERKTRLQLNQEKTVASISHMRKVHWFEKFNWFISSENYLVISGRDAQQNEMIVKRYMSKGDLYIHADLHGASSTVIKNHKPAQPVPPLTLNQAGCFTVCHSQAWDSKIVTSAWWVYPHQVSKTAPTGEYLTVGSFMIRGKKNFLPPHPLIMGFGLLFRLDESSLGSHLNERRVRGEEEAADDYEETGPLEDKSDSESEKDVTDIEPATDLERNGNLSADSHKPLPEDFPADPSQTSLATTDAETAISQDFPAKETSTLNMVDREILSDVGGNGLASVTPQLEELLDQALELGPVAKSSKKYGIEKSQIDLDTEQHFEQTKTAVREKPYISKAERRKLKKEQKPGEEDSNVEHGKDESKLKDISANLPVKEDQNLKKGGGQKISRGQKGKLKKIKEKYADQDEEERSIRMTLLASSGKSITKEETSSENDALDKGKKPGSGPSDAPKIPSDAPKICYKCKKAGHLSRDCKDQPDDLLHRNAVGEAEENPKTTAIDTSQADRVAMEEDDINEIGEEEKEKLNDVDYLTGNPLPNDILLYAVPVCGPYSAVQSYKYRVKIIPGPTKKGKAAKTATNLFSHMSEATTREKELMKACTDPELVAAIVGNVKISAAGLTQLKQKQKKGKKSSKQES; via the exons ATGGTGAAGGTTCGCTTGAACACCGCCGATGTCGCCGCCGAGGTCAAATGCCTCCGCCGCCTCATCGGAATGCGATGCTCCAACGTCTACGATCTTTCTCCCAAG ACCTACGTGTTCAAGCTTATGAACAGCAGTGGAGTTTCCGAATCTGGGGAGAGCGAGAAGGTTCTGCTGCTGATGGAAAGTGGCGTGAGATTGCACACTACTCTCTACTTGCGTGACAAGAGCAACACTCCCTCTGGTTTCACTCTCAAATTGAGGAAGCACATTCGAACCAGAAGGCTCGAGGATGTGCGCCAACTTGGGTACGATCGG ATTATTCTCTTTCAATTTGGACTTGGGGAGAATGCAAACTATGTCATATTGGAGCTGTATGCTCAGGGGAACATCCTCCTCACAGATTCTACTTTTACTGTCATGACTCTGCTACGGTCTCACAG GGATGATGATAAAGGGCTTGCAATTATGTCACGCCATCGTTATCCTGTGGAAAGCTGTAGAGTTTTTGAGCGAACTACTATTGAAAAGTTGCGGACATCCCTAGTGTCTTCCAAGGAAGATGATAACGATGATGCTGTTAAGGCCGATGGAAATGGAAGTAATGCATCTAATGTAGCAAAAGAGAAGCAGGGAACCCACAAAGGTGGGAAGTCATCTGCCACAttgaaaattgtccttggggaGGCCCTTGGTTATGGACCTGCACTTTCTGAACATATACTATTAGATGCTGGCCTAATCCCCAGTACAAAAGTTCCCAAAGATAGAACGTGGGATGATGCTACTGTTCAGGCGCTGGTCCAAGCTGTTGTGAGGTTTGAAGATTGGATGCAGGATGTTATTTCAGGTGAATTAGTCCCTGAAGGATACATTTTGATGCAGAACAAAAATATGGGGAAGGATTCTTCCATATCTCAACCAGGAAGTGTTAGCCAG ATGTATGATGAGTTCTGCCCCATCTTACTCAACCAGTTTAAGTCAAGGGATTATACAAAGTTTGAGACATTCGATGCAGCCTTGGATGAGTTCTATAGCAAAATTGAGAGCCAAAGATCTGAACAACAGCAGAAAGCCAAAGAAAACTCAGCTTCTCAGAAACTTAATAGGATTCGCCAGGATCAG GAAAATCGAGTACATGCTTTGAGGAAAGAAGCTGATCACTGTGTTAAGATGGCAGAATTGATAGAATATAACTTGGAAGATGTGGATGCTGCTATATTAGCTGTTCGTGTAGCTCTTGCAAAGGGTATGAACTGGGATGACCTTGCTCGGATggtgaaggaagaaaagaaagctgGAAACCCAGTAGCTGGTCTCATTGACAAGCTTCATCTCGACAGGAACTGCATGACTTTACTGTTAAGCAACAATCTTGATGAAATGGATGATGATGAGAAGACACTCCCTGTGGataag GTTGAAGTTGATTTAGCTCTCTCAGCACATGCCAATGCTCGGAGGTGGTATGAACAGAAGAAAAAGCAGGAGAGCAAACAGGGAAAAACTGTAACTGCCCATGAAAAGGCTTTTAAAGCTGCAGAGAGAAAGACTCGCCTACAGCTTAATCAG GAAAAAACTGTTGCCTCAATTTCACATATGCGTAAAGTCCACTGGTTTGAGAAATTTAATTGGTTCATTAGCAGTGAGAACTATTTGGTTATCAGTGGACGTGATGCACAGCAAAATGAGATGATAGTGAAGCGTTATATGTCAAAAGGAGATCT ATATATACATGCTGATCTGCATGGAGCTTCTAGTACAGTTATCAAGAATCACAAGCCTGCACAACCAGTTCCACCTCTGACCCTAAACCAAGCTGGATGTTTCACC GTCTGCCATAGCCAGGCCTGGGATTCGAAAATTGTTACTAGTGCCTGGTGGGTTTATCCTCATCAGGTTAGTAAAACTGCTCCTACAGGCGAATATCTGACAGTAGGGAGTTTCATGATCCGTGGAAAGAAAAATTTTCTTCCACCACACCCTCTTATCATGGGTTTTGGCCTACTATTTCGCTTGGATGAGAGTTCCTTGGGATCTCATTTAAATGAAAGAAGAGTAAGAGGAGAGGAGGAAGCAGCAGATGATTATGAAGAAACTGGCCCTCTTGAAGATAAATCTGATTCAGAGTCTGAGAAGGATGTCACTGATATAGAACCTGCCACTGACTTGGAAAGGAATGGTAATTTGTCAGCAGATTCACACAAACCCCTACCAGAAGACTTCCCTGCAGATCCATCCCAAACTAGTTTGGCTACTACCGATGCCGAAACTGCAATTTCACAGGATTTTCCTGCGAAAGAGACAAGTACATTGAATATGGTTGATAGGGAGATATTATCAGATGTTGGTGGAAATGGCTTAGCATCTGTCACCCCTCAGCTTGAGGAACTTCTTGATCAagctctggaacttggacctgtTGCTAAATCAAGTAAAAAATATGGAATTGAGAAGTCTCAAATTGATTTAGACACTGAACAACATTTTGAACAAACCAAAACTGCAGTAAGGGAAAAACCTTATATATCAAAAGCTGAGAGACGAAAGCTTAAAAAAGAACAGAAACCTGGAGAAGAAGATTCAAATGTTGAACATGGAAAGGATGAATCAAAGCTAAAAGATATTTCTGCTAATCTACCAGTGAAAGAagatcaaaatttgaaaaaaggtGGTGGTCAAAAAATCAGTCGTGGACAGAAGGGAAAACTtaagaagataaaggagaagtaTGCTGACCAGGACGAGGAAGAAAGGAGCATCCGAATGACATTGTTGGCT TCTTCTGGAAAATCAATCACGAAGGAAGAGACATCATCTGAAAATGATGCATTGGACAAAGGGAAAAAACCTGGCAGTG GTCCTTCGGATGCTCCAAAAATACCTTCTGATGCTCCAAAAATATGTTACAAGTGTAAGAAGGCAGGTCACTTATCTCGGGATTGTAAGGATCAACCAGATGATCTTTTGCATAGGAATGCAGTTGGTGAAGCTGAAGAGAATCCCAAAACAACTGCTATTGATACTTCCCAAGCAGATAGGGTGGCAATGGAAGAAGATGATATTAATGAAATAGGAGAagaggagaaagaaaaattaaatgacgtAGATTACTTAACGGGGAATCCACTTCCTAATGACATTCTCTTATATGCTGTTCCTGTCTGTGGTCCTTACAGTGCAGTTCAGTCTTACAAATATCGGGTGAAGATAATTCCTGGACCGACCAAGAAAGGGAaag CTGCAAAAACTGCAACGAACCTATTCAGCCACATGTCAGAAGCAACAACCCGGGAGAAGGAGTTGATGAAAGCCTGTACAGATCCAGAGCTAGTTGCTGCAATTGTTGGTAATGTGAAAATATCGGCAGCTGGCCTTACGCAattaaagcaaaaacaaaagaaaggcaAGAAGAGCAGCAAACAAGAGAGTTAA
- the LOC100803745 gene encoding nuclear export mediator factor NEMF isoform X2, whose translation MTLLRSHRDDDKGLAIMSRHRYPVESCRVFERTTIEKLRTSLVSSKEDDNDDAVKADGNGSNASNVAKEKQGTHKGGKSSATLKIVLGEALGYGPALSEHILLDAGLIPSTKVPKDRTWDDATVQALVQAVVRFEDWMQDVISGELVPEGYILMQNKNMGKDSSISQPGSVSQMYDEFCPILLNQFKSRDYTKFETFDAALDEFYSKIESQRSEQQQKAKENSASQKLNRIRQDQENRVHALRKEADHCVKMAELIEYNLEDVDAAILAVRVALAKGMNWDDLARMVKEEKKAGNPVAGLIDKLHLDRNCMTLLLSNNLDEMDDDEKTLPVDKVEVDLALSAHANARRWYEQKKKQESKQGKTVTAHEKAFKAAERKTRLQLNQEKTVASISHMRKVHWFEKFNWFISSENYLVISGRDAQQNEMIVKRYMSKGDLYIHADLHGASSTVIKNHKPAQPVPPLTLNQAGCFTVCHSQAWDSKIVTSAWWVYPHQVSKTAPTGEYLTVGSFMIRGKKNFLPPHPLIMGFGLLFRLDESSLGSHLNERRVRGEEEAADDYEETGPLEDKSDSESEKDVTDIEPATDLERNGNLSADSHKPLPEDFPADPSQTSLATTDAETAISQDFPAKETSTLNMVDREILSDVGGNGLASVTPQLEELLDQALELGPVAKSSKKYGIEKSQIDLDTEQHFEQTKTAVREKPYISKAERRKLKKEQKPGEEDSNVEHGKDESKLKDISANLPVKEDQNLKKGGGQKISRGQKGKLKKIKEKYADQDEEERSIRMTLLASSGKSITKEETSSENDALDKGKKPGSGPSDAPKIPSDAPKICYKCKKAGHLSRDCKDQPDDLLHRNAVGEAEENPKTTAIDTSQADRVAMEEDDINEIGEEEKEKLNDVDYLTGNPLPNDILLYAVPVCGPYSAVQSYKYRVKIIPGPTKKGKAAKTATNLFSHMSEATTREKELMKACTDPELVAAIVGNVKISAAGLTQLKQKQKKGKKSSKQES comes from the exons ATGACTCTGCTACGGTCTCACAG GGATGATGATAAAGGGCTTGCAATTATGTCACGCCATCGTTATCCTGTGGAAAGCTGTAGAGTTTTTGAGCGAACTACTATTGAAAAGTTGCGGACATCCCTAGTGTCTTCCAAGGAAGATGATAACGATGATGCTGTTAAGGCCGATGGAAATGGAAGTAATGCATCTAATGTAGCAAAAGAGAAGCAGGGAACCCACAAAGGTGGGAAGTCATCTGCCACAttgaaaattgtccttggggaGGCCCTTGGTTATGGACCTGCACTTTCTGAACATATACTATTAGATGCTGGCCTAATCCCCAGTACAAAAGTTCCCAAAGATAGAACGTGGGATGATGCTACTGTTCAGGCGCTGGTCCAAGCTGTTGTGAGGTTTGAAGATTGGATGCAGGATGTTATTTCAGGTGAATTAGTCCCTGAAGGATACATTTTGATGCAGAACAAAAATATGGGGAAGGATTCTTCCATATCTCAACCAGGAAGTGTTAGCCAG ATGTATGATGAGTTCTGCCCCATCTTACTCAACCAGTTTAAGTCAAGGGATTATACAAAGTTTGAGACATTCGATGCAGCCTTGGATGAGTTCTATAGCAAAATTGAGAGCCAAAGATCTGAACAACAGCAGAAAGCCAAAGAAAACTCAGCTTCTCAGAAACTTAATAGGATTCGCCAGGATCAG GAAAATCGAGTACATGCTTTGAGGAAAGAAGCTGATCACTGTGTTAAGATGGCAGAATTGATAGAATATAACTTGGAAGATGTGGATGCTGCTATATTAGCTGTTCGTGTAGCTCTTGCAAAGGGTATGAACTGGGATGACCTTGCTCGGATggtgaaggaagaaaagaaagctgGAAACCCAGTAGCTGGTCTCATTGACAAGCTTCATCTCGACAGGAACTGCATGACTTTACTGTTAAGCAACAATCTTGATGAAATGGATGATGATGAGAAGACACTCCCTGTGGataag GTTGAAGTTGATTTAGCTCTCTCAGCACATGCCAATGCTCGGAGGTGGTATGAACAGAAGAAAAAGCAGGAGAGCAAACAGGGAAAAACTGTAACTGCCCATGAAAAGGCTTTTAAAGCTGCAGAGAGAAAGACTCGCCTACAGCTTAATCAG GAAAAAACTGTTGCCTCAATTTCACATATGCGTAAAGTCCACTGGTTTGAGAAATTTAATTGGTTCATTAGCAGTGAGAACTATTTGGTTATCAGTGGACGTGATGCACAGCAAAATGAGATGATAGTGAAGCGTTATATGTCAAAAGGAGATCT ATATATACATGCTGATCTGCATGGAGCTTCTAGTACAGTTATCAAGAATCACAAGCCTGCACAACCAGTTCCACCTCTGACCCTAAACCAAGCTGGATGTTTCACC GTCTGCCATAGCCAGGCCTGGGATTCGAAAATTGTTACTAGTGCCTGGTGGGTTTATCCTCATCAGGTTAGTAAAACTGCTCCTACAGGCGAATATCTGACAGTAGGGAGTTTCATGATCCGTGGAAAGAAAAATTTTCTTCCACCACACCCTCTTATCATGGGTTTTGGCCTACTATTTCGCTTGGATGAGAGTTCCTTGGGATCTCATTTAAATGAAAGAAGAGTAAGAGGAGAGGAGGAAGCAGCAGATGATTATGAAGAAACTGGCCCTCTTGAAGATAAATCTGATTCAGAGTCTGAGAAGGATGTCACTGATATAGAACCTGCCACTGACTTGGAAAGGAATGGTAATTTGTCAGCAGATTCACACAAACCCCTACCAGAAGACTTCCCTGCAGATCCATCCCAAACTAGTTTGGCTACTACCGATGCCGAAACTGCAATTTCACAGGATTTTCCTGCGAAAGAGACAAGTACATTGAATATGGTTGATAGGGAGATATTATCAGATGTTGGTGGAAATGGCTTAGCATCTGTCACCCCTCAGCTTGAGGAACTTCTTGATCAagctctggaacttggacctgtTGCTAAATCAAGTAAAAAATATGGAATTGAGAAGTCTCAAATTGATTTAGACACTGAACAACATTTTGAACAAACCAAAACTGCAGTAAGGGAAAAACCTTATATATCAAAAGCTGAGAGACGAAAGCTTAAAAAAGAACAGAAACCTGGAGAAGAAGATTCAAATGTTGAACATGGAAAGGATGAATCAAAGCTAAAAGATATTTCTGCTAATCTACCAGTGAAAGAagatcaaaatttgaaaaaaggtGGTGGTCAAAAAATCAGTCGTGGACAGAAGGGAAAACTtaagaagataaaggagaagtaTGCTGACCAGGACGAGGAAGAAAGGAGCATCCGAATGACATTGTTGGCT TCTTCTGGAAAATCAATCACGAAGGAAGAGACATCATCTGAAAATGATGCATTGGACAAAGGGAAAAAACCTGGCAGTG GTCCTTCGGATGCTCCAAAAATACCTTCTGATGCTCCAAAAATATGTTACAAGTGTAAGAAGGCAGGTCACTTATCTCGGGATTGTAAGGATCAACCAGATGATCTTTTGCATAGGAATGCAGTTGGTGAAGCTGAAGAGAATCCCAAAACAACTGCTATTGATACTTCCCAAGCAGATAGGGTGGCAATGGAAGAAGATGATATTAATGAAATAGGAGAagaggagaaagaaaaattaaatgacgtAGATTACTTAACGGGGAATCCACTTCCTAATGACATTCTCTTATATGCTGTTCCTGTCTGTGGTCCTTACAGTGCAGTTCAGTCTTACAAATATCGGGTGAAGATAATTCCTGGACCGACCAAGAAAGGGAaag CTGCAAAAACTGCAACGAACCTATTCAGCCACATGTCAGAAGCAACAACCCGGGAGAAGGAGTTGATGAAAGCCTGTACAGATCCAGAGCTAGTTGCTGCAATTGTTGGTAATGTGAAAATATCGGCAGCTGGCCTTACGCAattaaagcaaaaacaaaagaaaggcaAGAAGAGCAGCAAACAAGAGAGTTAA